A window from Parambassis ranga chromosome 13, fParRan2.1, whole genome shotgun sequence encodes these proteins:
- the LOC114444836 gene encoding multidrug and toxin extrusion protein 1-like isoform X1, with translation MDNPSNKLFCCKRLRNKIPLTHREELYHILQMTGPLLLSRILNYLLPFVVTMFCGRLGNDVMAGYGLASATINVSTAATGCGLGLACDTLVSQTFGGKNLLRVGVILQRGIIILLLFCLPCWSLLINAQAILLCLGQDLEVTRIAQLYITAYIPAVPAIFLHQLMVSYLQNQGIILPQMYTAAAANIANVVTNYIFLYRLDLGVSGSAAANTLSQIYICAFLFAYIRWKKLHVATWGGWSVESLQEWGSYMKLAIPSIFMTCFEWWVYEFGGFFAGMLSEDELAAQHAVIMVAFITYMFPLGIQAAACARVGNALGAGDTKRALLTSKMSLVLAGSFAVVEGLVLGSTKTVIGYIFTSDEKIIGLVSHLMNAYCFLQFFDGLVCVCTGIFLGTGKQKIPAVANFIGYYLIGLSLSVTFMFVLKLQILGFWLGLLICVIIQSTFYIIVIFRLNWERMTEEAVKRAQKKKHVILLDTAGLPDTVDDNTASNGNSVDGYLSVSSRDTSQDGHAVQRLNGSRLSTTQLIIRRGLTVLAALALLALGVTVHVLVPLPQTLSTNSTLDWINTTYTPDQIFSTVMVP, from the exons ATGGACAACCCTAGCAACAAGCTTTTCTGCTGCAAGCGGCTACGCAACAAGATTCCTCTGACCCACAGAGAGGAACTGTACCACATCCTGCAGATGACAGGGCCTCTG CTGCTCTCTCGAATCCTCAATTACCTGCTTCCATTTGTGGTGACAATGTTCTGCGGGCGTCTGGGAAATGATGTGATGGCAGGCTATGGATTAGCTTCTGCT ACCATTAATGTTTCCACTGCAGCCACAGGATGTGGTCTGGGACTGGCATGTGATACATTGGTGTCTCAG ACCTTTGGTGGTAAGAACCTGCTGCGGGTGGGAGTGATCCTTCAGCGGGGCAtcatcatcctgctgctgttctgtctgCCCTGCTGGAGTCTCCTCATTAATGCCCAGGCCATCCTGTTATGTTTAGGCCAGGACCTTGAGGTGACCAG AATAGCCCAGCTGTACATAACAGCATATATTCCTGCAGTGCCA GCAATATTTCTACATCAACTTATGGTGTCTTATCTGCAGAATCAG GGAATAATACTGCCACAAATGTACACAGCGGCTGCAGCAAACATAGCAAACGTGGTcacaaattatatttttctttaCCGACTGGACTTGGGTGTGAG tggatCTGCAGCAGCCAATACTCTGTCTCAGATTTACATCTGTGCTTTTCTGTTTGCTTACATTCGGTGGAAGAAGCTGCACGTTGCTACATGGGGAG gctgGTCTGTGGAATCACTGCAGGAGTGGGGCTCCTACATGAAGCTGGCCATTCCTAGTATCTTTATGACTTGTTTCGAGTGGTGGGTTTATGAGTTTGGAGGATTCTTTGCAg GGATGCTGAGTGAAGATGAGCTGGCAGCCCAACATGCTGTGATAATGGTGGCATTCATAACCTACATG TTCCCTCTTGGAATTCAAGCTGCAGCATGCGCCCGGGTGGGTAATGCACTTGGGGCAGGGGACACTAAGAGGGCGCTACTCACTAGCAAGATGTCGCTTGTTCTTGCAG GCAGCTTTGCGGTTGTTGAGGGTCTTGTGCTCGGCTCCACTAAAACTGTGATCGGCTACATATTCACATCAGATGA GAAGATCATCGGTCTGGTCTCACACTTGATGAATGCTTACTGCTTCCTTCAGTTCTTTGACGGTCTTGTG tgtgtgtgcacaggcatCTTCTTGGGCACAGGCAAACAGAAGATACCAGCTGTGGCTAATTTCATTGGATACTACCTCATTGGCCTCTCACTGAGCGTCactttcatgtttgttttaaaactgcAAATTCTGG gttTTTGGCTGGGGCTGCTCATTTGCGTCATCATACAGTCCACCTTCTACATCATTGTCATCTTCAGGCTGAACTGGGAGAGAATGACAGAGGAG GCTGTGAAGCGAGCTCAGAAAAAGAAACACGTGATTCTATTAGACACAGCTGGCTTGCCAGACACTGTGGATGACAACACAGCCAGTAATGGGAAT TCTGTGGATGGATACTTGTCTGTGAGTAGCCGTGACACTTCGCAGGATGGACATGCGGTCCAGCGGCTGAACGGCAGCCGTCTCTCCACCACCCAGCTGATCATCAGACGAGGCCTCACCGTGCTTGCAGCACTTGCACTTCTTGCTCTGGGAGTGACAGTGCACGTCCTTGTGCCCTTGCCACAGACCTTGTCTACCAACTCGACTTTGGACTGGATCAATACTACGTACACTCCTGATCAAATTTTCTCTACTGTGATGGTCCCGTAA
- the LOC114444836 gene encoding multidrug and toxin extrusion protein 1-like isoform X2 codes for MDNPSNKLFCCKRLRNKIPLTHREELYHILQMTGPLLLSRILNYLLPFVVTMFCGRLGNDVMAGYGLASATINVSTAATGCGLGLACDTLVSQTFGGKNLLRVGVILQRGIIILLLFCLPCWSLLINAQAILLCLGQDLEVTRIAQLYITAYIPAVPNQGIILPQMYTAAAANIANVVTNYIFLYRLDLGVSGSAAANTLSQIYICAFLFAYIRWKKLHVATWGGWSVESLQEWGSYMKLAIPSIFMTCFEWWVYEFGGFFAGMLSEDELAAQHAVIMVAFITYMFPLGIQAAACARVGNALGAGDTKRALLTSKMSLVLAGSFAVVEGLVLGSTKTVIGYIFTSDEKIIGLVSHLMNAYCFLQFFDGLVCVCTGIFLGTGKQKIPAVANFIGYYLIGLSLSVTFMFVLKLQILGFWLGLLICVIIQSTFYIIVIFRLNWERMTEEAVKRAQKKKHVILLDTAGLPDTVDDNTASNGNSVDGYLSVSSRDTSQDGHAVQRLNGSRLSTTQLIIRRGLTVLAALALLALGVTVHVLVPLPQTLSTNSTLDWINTTYTPDQIFSTVMVP; via the exons ATGGACAACCCTAGCAACAAGCTTTTCTGCTGCAAGCGGCTACGCAACAAGATTCCTCTGACCCACAGAGAGGAACTGTACCACATCCTGCAGATGACAGGGCCTCTG CTGCTCTCTCGAATCCTCAATTACCTGCTTCCATTTGTGGTGACAATGTTCTGCGGGCGTCTGGGAAATGATGTGATGGCAGGCTATGGATTAGCTTCTGCT ACCATTAATGTTTCCACTGCAGCCACAGGATGTGGTCTGGGACTGGCATGTGATACATTGGTGTCTCAG ACCTTTGGTGGTAAGAACCTGCTGCGGGTGGGAGTGATCCTTCAGCGGGGCAtcatcatcctgctgctgttctgtctgCCCTGCTGGAGTCTCCTCATTAATGCCCAGGCCATCCTGTTATGTTTAGGCCAGGACCTTGAGGTGACCAG AATAGCCCAGCTGTACATAACAGCATATATTCCTGCAGTGCCA AATCAG GGAATAATACTGCCACAAATGTACACAGCGGCTGCAGCAAACATAGCAAACGTGGTcacaaattatatttttctttaCCGACTGGACTTGGGTGTGAG tggatCTGCAGCAGCCAATACTCTGTCTCAGATTTACATCTGTGCTTTTCTGTTTGCTTACATTCGGTGGAAGAAGCTGCACGTTGCTACATGGGGAG gctgGTCTGTGGAATCACTGCAGGAGTGGGGCTCCTACATGAAGCTGGCCATTCCTAGTATCTTTATGACTTGTTTCGAGTGGTGGGTTTATGAGTTTGGAGGATTCTTTGCAg GGATGCTGAGTGAAGATGAGCTGGCAGCCCAACATGCTGTGATAATGGTGGCATTCATAACCTACATG TTCCCTCTTGGAATTCAAGCTGCAGCATGCGCCCGGGTGGGTAATGCACTTGGGGCAGGGGACACTAAGAGGGCGCTACTCACTAGCAAGATGTCGCTTGTTCTTGCAG GCAGCTTTGCGGTTGTTGAGGGTCTTGTGCTCGGCTCCACTAAAACTGTGATCGGCTACATATTCACATCAGATGA GAAGATCATCGGTCTGGTCTCACACTTGATGAATGCTTACTGCTTCCTTCAGTTCTTTGACGGTCTTGTG tgtgtgtgcacaggcatCTTCTTGGGCACAGGCAAACAGAAGATACCAGCTGTGGCTAATTTCATTGGATACTACCTCATTGGCCTCTCACTGAGCGTCactttcatgtttgttttaaaactgcAAATTCTGG gttTTTGGCTGGGGCTGCTCATTTGCGTCATCATACAGTCCACCTTCTACATCATTGTCATCTTCAGGCTGAACTGGGAGAGAATGACAGAGGAG GCTGTGAAGCGAGCTCAGAAAAAGAAACACGTGATTCTATTAGACACAGCTGGCTTGCCAGACACTGTGGATGACAACACAGCCAGTAATGGGAAT TCTGTGGATGGATACTTGTCTGTGAGTAGCCGTGACACTTCGCAGGATGGACATGCGGTCCAGCGGCTGAACGGCAGCCGTCTCTCCACCACCCAGCTGATCATCAGACGAGGCCTCACCGTGCTTGCAGCACTTGCACTTCTTGCTCTGGGAGTGACAGTGCACGTCCTTGTGCCCTTGCCACAGACCTTGTCTACCAACTCGACTTTGGACTGGATCAATACTACGTACACTCCTGATCAAATTTTCTCTACTGTGATGGTCCCGTAA